From the Candidatus Omnitrophota bacterium genome, the window GGGCGTCAACAGCCACAGGACAACGGTGCCGCAAAGAATTTTTTTCATAGCCCGTCCTTCCTAATTAAAACTTGCCCATGGCGCGCTGGCTGTTGAGCCAAGCCTTGGTCTTCATGACGAAATCGCGCTTCCAAACGTCTTCATCCACGGCGTCCTCCAGCAGCTCCAGCTGGCGGAGCGCTTCCGCATATTTCCCGGCAAAATAATCGATCTTGGCCGACCAGTTCAGCGCCCGCACGGATTGCGAATATTCCTTCAGGATCGCGTCCACAATGCCGCGCATTTCTTCGTAAATTTCCGGGCGCTGGTAATAATCCTGCTTTTTCCCGTCCGTGGCCGATTTCCGGCGCGACGCCATTTCATCATGCGCTTCCAGCAAAAGAAAACCGAACGCCGGGTTGCCATCGCCCTTTCGATAAGCGCTCCGGGCGAACTCAAACATCTCCTCGTTGCTTCCGCCCCACTTCTCCATCTTGGATTGAAGCATCACATAGTAACTTCCATAATGGTCCTTATCCAGCTTCACGGCTTCGTTGAAACTTTTTTCCAGGTTCTCATAATCCCCGAGCCCCAAATCAACCGCCATCAGGGCCACCCATGGCTCCGCGGACTGCGGGTTTAAGCCCGCGGCCTCAGAAAGGTCTTTTTTGGCCAGCGCCAGGCGTTCCTTGAAAACAGGCCAGGCCTCCGGCAGGACCTTGTCGGCGAAAGTCGTCCCCCGGTCTGCCCAGGCAAAGTCCTTGTAAAAACGCCCCCGGATGAGAAAAGGAAGATAAAGATGGGAGCTCTGTCCGCACCAAGTGTTCAGCGCGGGCAATGACGCGTCGGGATCCAGGGCCAAATCCTTGCTGATCTCCCTGATCGTCTGGTAAAAAACGTAGTTGCCGTCGGCGTTCTTCAATTTTGAATTTTCCAGCTCAGTCAGCTGACGCTCAGCTTCGAAGAAATTCTTTGACTGGATCAAACTCACGTAAGTCTGGGACGTTTCCGCAGAACCGCTCACCATGAAAAACATCAGAAAAAGAACGCCCTTCATCGCAAGTGAAAACATCCTCGCTCCTCCTTTCGTTGACACCTAATTCGATACACCCCCCGGCCCGATGTCCGGCATGGGCTGGCATTCTTCCCACCACTTGCCTGCCTCGACGCGGATGCCCGGGCCTCCCGACTTCGGGTGGCTCGTGACAGTGAAGTAATATTTTTTGCCAAGCTCGAACTTGTCTGCTTCGTCCGTGTAAACAATGAGCTCGGCGGGAAATCTCCTATATGGTATAAAACCCCGGCATCGGCAGGTCGTCGGCCTGCGCTGTAGACATCAGGCCGAAAATAAACAGACTGAAAAGGAATTTTTTGAGCATCACCTCAAGCCCTCCTTGACCACCATGGCTGTCTCCTTTTGTCCCATGACCCCTGTCACCGAATAGCATTTTTCTGACCGTTATCGGGGGATTGCTATTTGAGATTAAGTTTCTGCTCAATTGCGGTTAGAACCTGATTTTCCACTGCTCCGCTGGATTGGGCAACGACCCAAGACTTTGAAAGGTTGCTTTCATAGGCCTCATAATGCGAATTGATTGTTACAATTGTCGTTCCTGGTTCCCCGTCAATCGCAATAATTTGCATACTCATGCGCAAACCTTCCCAAGTAGCCAGAAATCCGCGCGGAGGATATATATATTGCTCCATGCCACGATTATTGAAGCCAACGGGCATTTGGACCATTTGGGTCGATATGAGGCCGCTATCTTTTTCAATAACTTGGATGGGATAATGCTGCGCAATTTCTGCTACAAGCAAAGGCCAAATCTTATCTTTAGGGGCTGCGATTGTAGCTGATGTCCGTTGAGCGACTATCTTCTCTGCTATCGGGACGGTTACACAACCTATCACTAATGGTAAAAGCATAAGGAATATTTTTTTCATAGCGCCCCTCTTCGTAACCAATCCAGACAAATTCTAAAAATCCTCCGCCCCCACCTAACCTCCTCCACCCCCACCTTGGGATGGAGTTCTTTGAGGATATTCATGTATCCTCTCACCTGCTTCTGGTATTTGCCTTCGGTATCCGGGACACGCACACAATTTCAAGATTCGGCAGTGCCCCCCGGAACTCCGCGGAATAATCCTGTTTTAGCACCCGGTGGCAGAAAAGGCAACCTTTTCGAAACCGCCGGAAGAATACGGGATACCATCCGGTGGACCAGGGACCCGCCGCACGTCCACCGGCTAAAACTTGATATACGGAACAATATTGGAATATCCGTCCATCCAGGGGCGCACGTTCTTCACCCGCCCGGTATCCACATCCTGCCAGCCCAGATCGTTCACCAGAATATGATGTTTCTGCGCGTCCCAGGTCATAGCAAACCAGGATGACTCCATCACAAGGTTAGCGTCGTCCGGCGGATTTTCCTGGTACGCGACAAAGGCCTTGAGCTCCAGCGCGTTACGGCCCAGGACCGGATCCAGCCGCAGATACCGGTTGGTGAAATGAAAAAGAAGCAGTCCGTCCTCTTTGAGACATTGCCGGTATTTGGCAATCGCCTCCGTGGTCAAAAGGTGAATGGGGACGGCATCACCGCCGAAGGCGTCCACAATGAACAGGTCGTATTTTCCTGACGGGATCTGGTCCAGGGACAGGCGGGCATCCCCCCAGTAATATGCGATCTTCCCCCGGCTGTTCTTGAGATACGTGAAATATTTTTGCGCGGTGGCGTAGACGTCCGGGTCCAGCTCCAAAAAATCAAAGGCCATTCCCTCTTTGGCATAGGCCGCCAAAGCGCCCGCCCCCAGCCCGATAATCCCCACGTTGTGAAATTGAAACCGGCCGGACTGCATGACCTGCCCGATCGGGGTGGAATAATGGAAATACGCCAACGGCTCCTGCTGGCGCGCCGGGTCGAGGAATTGCGCCCCATGAACGGTCTGCCCGTGGACGAAATAACGCGCGCGCCTGTCCTCCACGATCTTCATGATGCCGTAATAGTTGCGGTGGCGGTAAATGACGTTGCTCTGCATCAGGTCCACGCGGAACAAGGGAACCAGGTAAAGGGCGGCGAGAAGCACGCAATAAACCACCCGCGGTTTTTCTTTCAACTGCCGCCAAACCGCATACAGGATGACGGCGGTCAGGAGCGCCCCGGCAACCCGGGGGCAATTTTGCACCATAAAAACCCACATCACCGCCAGCAGGCGCAAGTAAAAGTCTCTGTCGCCGGCCAATCTCGGATCAGCCGTCAGAGCCAACGACAAAATGCAAAAGGCCAGCAAAAGCTCGATCAGCCCCGATGACAGCAAAGGGACAACCCAACTGACGGCAATCCCCCCCAGAAAGCTTCCCAGAGAGATGATCGCGTAAAAATAGGTCAGGCCGCGGCTGTCCCTGGGGCGGCTCTGATAAAGCTCATGCTGGCAGTACATGCAGACCACAAACAGGAGTCCGCAATACAGAAGAAGCCCCCACACGGACAGGGACGTGATCGCGCCGGCTTCCGTGAGCAGGTGCAACACAACCCCGAGCCCGACCCACAGCCAAATTTGGTTTTTGATCCACGCGGGGCACAGCGATGGCTCACGGAAAGTCAGGATAAACGCCGCCAGATAAATGGCCAGCGGCACGACCCACAACAACGGGACCGGCGCGATTTCGTTGGTGATGACATTCGTCACCCCCAGGAACATCACGACCCCGGCGGCGCTCAACAACAGCCAGCGGAAAACGACGGACCGGGCTATTGCGGGCCGGGAACGGTCCGCGCTTTGCTTTTGTTCAGGCATCAGCCGCAGGAAGGCCGCAAGCGCAGCCGCCCCCGCGATCAAAATAAAATATCCCCAGCGCCATATCCGGATCTGCTGTGTCAAATCGAAATGCGACTCGAAAAAAAGCGGATACGAAACGAGCGCCCCCAGAGAGCCGAGGTTGGACCACGCGTACAAAAAATAGGGCTGTTCCCTTTGCGGGAGCGAGGACACGGTCACCCATTTTTGCAAAGTCACGCTGACCGTGGACAGGATAAAGAAAACCGGGCCGATGCTGATGAGCAGATGAAAAAAAATATCCAGGACAGGGGGAATGTGCCGGCTGACGGTTACGGCTGGCAGGGGCTGGCCGGGGAATCCCAACAACGGCAGTAAAAAAAGAAGTATATAGACATGCCGGTAGCGCCGAATGCCCGCTTGTTCCAGAATGAAATGGGAGTACAGATATCCCGCCAGGAGCGCCCCCTGGAAGAAAACGACGCACGCCCCCCAAACAAAGTAACTCCCGCCGAAGGAGGGAAGAAATACTTTGGCAATAATCAGCTCAATCTGGAACAAAAGGAAGGCCGCGAGGAAGACGACCCCGCTGAGAACCCAAATCATAAACACCACACCAGTTGATGAGGATACGAAATTTTCCCGCTTCTCCTAAAAGATCGCCTTCTCCCCAACTTCCTCCACTCCCACTTTCTCCATATAAACTAAAAACCCCTTCACCCCCACCTTGGGATGGAGTTCTTTGAGGATATTCATGTATCCTCTCACCTGTTCCTGGTATTTGCCTTCGACGTCCGGGCTTGGTTTGTAGTCCACGACCCAGACCTCCTTCTCTTTTATAATGAGCCGGTCCAGGCGCTTGGTGTGGCCGAGGGCGTTGACGACGTCCACTTCGGTCTGGACCTCGCCGTCTTCGACGCGCATAAAGGACGCAAGCTGGGGAGCGGTGACCAGCTTCTCGACAATGGCCAGATGGTCTTTGAGGTTGTCGAGGCCGGGGTAGAACAAAGCGGCTTCTTTGAGGGCCTGGTCGAGGAACCGTTGGATGCTGCCCCCCTCCCGATCCCTCCCCACCGGGGGGAGGGAAGATGAGGCATGGCTTTCCATGGGAGGAATTGATGGTGATGCCTTGATGCCCCCTCCCTGGCCCTCCCCACGTGGGGGAGGGGTTGATGGAGAAGCTAAATTGCCCACAAAAGAGAGCATGAAGTGGATCACCGACCCCCGGAGTTTCTGCTTGCGGTTTTTCAGGTTGTCAAAAGGGGCAAATTCATCTTTGAGATAGTCGATCCAGTCGTGATGGTCGGACGACGGCAGGCGGAGGATGTTGTCTTCCGGCGTTTCCTTCTTGGGAGGGTATTTGAGTTTGTCGCCAAATTCGTAAAGGATTAGCCCCCCTCCCTGGCCCTCCCCACCAAGGGGAGGGGTTGTTTGAGATGACTTGATGCCCCCTCCCTCGCCCTCCCCACCAGGGGGAGGGAAAGAATTTGCATGACTCTCCCCACCAAGGGAAGAATTGAGAGATCCCTCAGACGAAAACTCCCCTCCCCTTGTGGGAGGGGCTGGGGGAGGGGTTGTTTGTGATGCCTTGATGCCCCCTCCCTGACCCTCCCCACGTGGGGGGAGGGATTGATTGGAAGATTCTGGATGGGGGAACAAGAAACGCGCCGGGTTGTGGTGCTGGCCGACTTTGTTGGACAGGAAAACATAAAGCTCATACTGCGGCCGGGTCAGGGCCACGTAAATATTGTTCAGCTCCGAAAGAAAATTCTTTTTGTATTCGCGGGCGTAGATGGCGTAGAGCTCATCGGAGTAATTGTAATATTTGGACTTGAGCCGCAGGAGACGGACAGAGTCCGCTTCTTTCTGCAGGACGTAGGACTGCTGGTTGTCCCCGGCCCCTTCGCCGACCTGGACGTTCATGCCCAGAAACGGCAGGATCACGACCGGGAACTCGAGCCCTTTGGATTTGTGGACGGTGAGGACCTTGACGGCTTCGGTGTCGGTGACGTGGACAAACAGATCGTCGCCTTCCAGCTCATCGAAATATTCCAGGAACGACGCGATGTCGCTGTGGTCCTCTTCCTCGCGCTTGATCAATTCCAGAAAACGCATGAGGAAGCCCTGGTATTCAGGGAAATTTTTGAGCAGTTGGAAGCGGTTGTAGATGCTGACCGTCATTTCATACATCGGATACAGCCCGACGTTCTTGAAAAATTCCTCGAACAGCCCCTGCCATTGTTCGGGATACTGCTCGCGGAAGGCCATGTAGATATAAAAATCTTTTTCGCCTTTGATGCGGGGGCGGATGGAGAAGAGGAAGTCGTGCATATTCTGGGGACACGTACCCGTCCCTTTGGGGGATGGGAACATGTCCCCATTGGCCTTGCGGAAGCTTTCGCCCAGCAGAAACTGGGCAAAGGACAGGTTGTCGATCGGGGAATTGAGGAATTTCAGCAGAGAAACGATCTCCTGGATGACCGGGTTCTCCCGGACATTGGAGGTGCGCTCGGATTCGACAAAGATGTTCTCCGCAAGAAGCCAGCCGGTGACACGCTCGACTTCCTTATTATTGCGCGTGAGGATGGCGATGTCGGACAGGGTGAAGCGCCGGCTCAGGTCCTTGATGAGCGGGACGATCCGCTCTCGCAGGGCCTCGTCGCGCTCGTCTTTTTTGTCGACGTCCAGGTGCTCGACCTTGACGTAACCGCCGGTGTTCTCGTTCTTGCAGGTCTGGAGGGAATTGCCGAAGGCCTGTTCCACCACAGTCAGGTCTTCTTCGCTGAAAACCACCTGGCCCTTCTTCTTTTTCTCAGCCTCGAACGCTTCTTTGCGGCTGATGAAACCCCGCAGGTTTTCGGCGGAAAAGACCGCGTTGTTGAACTCCACGACCTCCTTCTGACTGCGCCAGTTCTTGGTCAGAGTCTCAAGCTGAACGTTGTAATCCTTTAACCCGGTGCGGATCTCGTCAAACAGCTCGACATCCCCGCCGCGAAAATCGTAGATGGCCTGCTTCTTGTCGCCCACGTAAAAAAGCGACCCGCCGGAAGCCAGGGCTTCGGACGCCATGGGCTCGATGTTTTTCCACTGGAGCCGGCTGGTGTCCTGGAACTCGTCCAGCAGGTAATGGCGGAAGCGCGTGGCCAGCCGGTAATACAACTCGCCCACAGAGATATCGCCTTGCTTGAACAGCTGGCTGGCCTTGCGGTTGAGCTCTTCCAGAAAAAGCACGTCTTCTTTGGTGGCAATCGTTTCAAATGCGGCCAGGGCCTGCTGAAAAATGTGGACATAGGGGTTGAACAGGGAAAACGCCTCGTCTTCGCAGATGCGCTTGAGGTCTTTGCGGATCTTGTCCCAGGCCTTGTGAAGGCGGTCCGGGGCTTTGCCGCCTTTCTTGACCGGCAGGTCTTCTCTCTCAAAATACGAGGACAGGGTATCGATGTCGAAACTCGTGTCATGGGTCTTGACGAAATTGTCCAAACTGTTGATGAACCTTTTGTCAATGTTGTCCCCGTCCAGTTCACTGTGCAGGTTTTTGATGTTTTTCAGCACCGTGTGCCTGAGCTTGATGAGCTCGGCCGAACCCACAGGGCTGTCCCGGTAGTCCAGCCCGTAATGGTTGAACTGGGTGAACAGGGCCTTGAGAATGGCAAGCATGTCCTCTTTGGGGAACCAGCCCGAGCGGTTCTCCAGATAGAGGTAATTGTGCAGAAATTCCTGGAATATCCCCCTCAGGGACTTGTCGGAGCCGGCGTTGTCGATAAGTTCGTCCAGGGCGTGCTCAAGGTATTCCTGGGAATTGGTGCGGATGCGAAAGCCGGCTGTCAGCCCAGTCTTGAAGGCACAGCCCAGCAGGAGTGTTTTGATGAAACTGTCGATGGTCTGGACCTGAAAAAAGTTGAACTGGCGGATGATCTGTTCCATGATCACAAACGATTTGCGGCCGGCTTCCTCGGGGCTGATGCCGATGGGCGCGAGGATATCGTCCAGCTCGCCGGCGGGAAGGTCGCCCAAAGCGATCTTTTTGAGGAAGCTTAAAATGCGGCCCTTCATCTCCATCGCCGCCTTGTTGGTGAAGGTGATGGCGAGGATGGAGCGGATCAGGGGCTGTTGGTCTTTGATGGACGGGCTTAAGAGGAGCTGAACGTAACGTTTGGCGAGGGTGTAGGTTTTGCCGGAGCCGGCCGAGGCCTCAACGACGCGGACTTCAGGGAACTCAAATACTGCGGTTTCAGTGGCTTTTGCGCGAGCCATAAGCCAGTATTATACTCCAATCCAGTTGGAAGGTTGCACCATTTTTTCCCCTCCCCCTACCCCCTCCCACAAGGGGAGGGGGGGGAATGCTAACATTATAATTCCTTCCTAATAATTTCCCCTCCAATCAAGTTTTCCCCATTCAAGTCTTCCCCATTCAGCCATCCCTTTAACCCCTCCCCCCATCAAGTCTTTCCTTTAACCCCTCCCCCTCGCGGGGAGGGGCCAGGGGCGGGGGGCCATCAAGATTATTCAATTTTCCCCTCCCCCTCTGTGGGGAGGGGTTGGGGTGGGGGCCATCAAGATTATTCCTTTCTTCCCTCCCCCGCCGTGGGGAGGGCCAGGGAGGGGGGCATCATCACAAACATTCCTTAATCCTCTGCAACACCCCATCCATATTTTTCAGTACATCATTATTCCAAAACCTTAAAACCTGAAAACCCTGTTGCTTCAGCCACTCGTCACGCAAATGATCACTCTGACTCTGCCGATGTTGTCCACCATCGACTTCAATAACCAATTTCTTCTCAAAGCACGCAAAATCCACGATATAGTGACCAATAACGGCCTGTCTGCGAAATTTGGCATCAGAAATCTTATAACGGAGAAGACGCCAAAGATACTTTTCAGCTTCTGTCGGCTCTTTTCTCAACTTCCTTGCAAACGGTGTTAATGTTTTCTTCATACCCCTCCCCCTACCCCCTCCCACAAGGGGAGGGGGGAATGCTAACATTATGATCCCCTTCTAATAATTCCCTCCCCAATCAAGTCTTCCCCATTCAAGTCTTCCCCATTCAAGTCTTCCCCATTCAAGTCTTCCCCATTCAGCCATCCCTTTAACCCCTCCCCCCATCAAGTCTTTCCTTTAACCCCTCCCC encodes:
- a CDS encoding fused MFS/spermidine synthase, which gives rise to MIWVLSGVVFLAAFLLFQIELIIAKVFLPSFGGSYFVWGACVVFFQGALLAGYLYSHFILEQAGIRRYRHVYILLFLLPLLGFPGQPLPAVTVSRHIPPVLDIFFHLLISIGPVFFILSTVSVTLQKWVTVSSLPQREQPYFLYAWSNLGSLGALVSYPLFFESHFDLTQQIRIWRWGYFILIAGAAALAAFLRLMPEQKQSADRSRPAIARSVVFRWLLLSAAGVVMFLGVTNVITNEIAPVPLLWVVPLAIYLAAFILTFREPSLCPAWIKNQIWLWVGLGVVLHLLTEAGAITSLSVWGLLLYCGLLFVVCMYCQHELYQSRPRDSRGLTYFYAIISLGSFLGGIAVSWVVPLLSSGLIELLLAFCILSLALTADPRLAGDRDFYLRLLAVMWVFMVQNCPRVAGALLTAVILYAVWRQLKEKPRVVYCVLLAALYLVPLFRVDLMQSNVIYRHRNYYGIMKIVEDRRARYFVHGQTVHGAQFLDPARQQEPLAYFHYSTPIGQVMQSGRFQFHNVGIIGLGAGALAAYAKEGMAFDFLELDPDVYATAQKYFTYLKNSRGKIAYYWGDARLSLDQIPSGKYDLFIVDAFGGDAVPIHLLTTEAIAKYRQCLKEDGLLLFHFTNRYLRLDPVLGRNALELKAFVAYQENPPDDANLVMESSWFAMTWDAQKHHILVNDLGWQDVDTGRVKNVRPWMDGYSNIVPYIKF
- a CDS encoding UvrD-helicase domain-containing protein, whose product is MARAKATETAVFEFPEVRVVEASAGSGKTYTLAKRYVQLLLSPSIKDQQPLIRSILAITFTNKAAMEMKGRILSFLKKIALGDLPAGELDDILAPIGISPEEAGRKSFVIMEQIIRQFNFFQVQTIDSFIKTLLLGCAFKTGLTAGFRIRTNSQEYLEHALDELIDNAGSDKSLRGIFQEFLHNYLYLENRSGWFPKEDMLAILKALFTQFNHYGLDYRDSPVGSAELIKLRHTVLKNIKNLHSELDGDNIDKRFINSLDNFVKTHDTSFDIDTLSSYFEREDLPVKKGGKAPDRLHKAWDKIRKDLKRICEDEAFSLFNPYVHIFQQALAAFETIATKEDVLFLEELNRKASQLFKQGDISVGELYYRLATRFRHYLLDEFQDTSRLQWKNIEPMASEALASGGSLFYVGDKKQAIYDFRGGDVELFDEIRTGLKDYNVQLETLTKNWRSQKEVVEFNNAVFSAENLRGFISRKEAFEAEKKKKGQVVFSEEDLTVVEQAFGNSLQTCKNENTGGYVKVEHLDVDKKDERDEALRERIVPLIKDLSRRFTLSDIAILTRNNKEVERVTGWLLAENIFVESERTSNVRENPVIQEIVSLLKFLNSPIDNLSFAQFLLGESFRKANGDMFPSPKGTGTCPQNMHDFLFSIRPRIKGEKDFYIYMAFREQYPEQWQGLFEEFFKNVGLYPMYEMTVSIYNRFQLLKNFPEYQGFLMRFLELIKREEEDHSDIASFLEYFDELEGDDLFVHVTDTEAVKVLTVHKSKGLEFPVVILPFLGMNVQVGEGAGDNQQSYVLQKEADSVRLLRLKSKYYNYSDELYAIYAREYKKNFLSELNNIYVALTRPQYELYVFLSNKVGQHHNPARFLFPHPESSNQSLPPRGEGQGGGIKASQTTPPPAPPTRGGEFSSEGSLNSSLGGESHANSFPPPGGEGEGGGIKSSQTTPPLGGEGQGGGLILYEFGDKLKYPPKKETPEDNILRLPSSDHHDWIDYLKDEFAPFDNLKNRKQKLRGSVIHFMLSFVGNLASPSTPPPRGEGQGGGIKASPSIPPMESHASSSLPPVGRDREGGSIQRFLDQALKEAALFYPGLDNLKDHLAIVEKLVTAPQLASFMRVEDGEVQTEVDVVNALGHTKRLDRLIIKEKEVWVVDYKPSPDVEGKYQEQVRGYMNILKELHPKVGVKGFLVYMEKVGVEEVGEKAIF
- a CDS encoding DUF559 domain-containing protein; translation: MKKTLTPFARKLRKEPTEAEKYLWRLLRYKISDAKFRRQAVIGHYIVDFACFEKKLVIEVDGGQHRQSQSDHLRDEWLKQQGFQVLRFWNNDVLKNMDGVLQRIKECL